A segment of the Odoribacter splanchnicus DSM 20712 genome:
CTCAACCCCAGATTATAACGGGCCGAGAACATAAAATCATCCCAATTATAAGAAAGCCCGATAGCAAAATTCACGGCCAGTGTATTTATATCATTCATTTTATGTTTGACCGTCGTATCGCCATCTTTATACTTTGCTTTAGCATTCAGGGCAAAACCGAATTCCGGTCCCAGGTCGACGCTCAACTCATCCAACACATATAACTTGGCCAATACCGGAATATTCAGGTAATTAGCCCGCAATTTAATTTTATTACCATCGATTTTATCCCGGGCTCCCTGTCTTGAATACACCAATTCGGGCTGGATAGCAAAATAATCGTTAAACCTGAATTCAGCGAACCCACCCACATGGAAACTCAGTTTATTTTTCTTATCGGAATTCGAAATATTGGTCATATTCAAACCGACTTTCGGTCCGACCACAATTTCCGTCTGTGCCTTTGCACCGACAACCATCAATACAACAACAACTAGTGTAAATAATTTTTTCATACTTTAAATTGTTTTTAATTATCTAACATCGCCTAACAAAAACTATGCCTTTCCATACGCAAATCTCTCCCGATTGTTAATCTATAATTTAACTTTAACCACCATTTTCTTCATTTTACCGTTCCCGATGCAAGGAGCATGAGCATCTTCCGGGAAAAAGATCACAAAGTCTCCAACCGGCAGCGTAAAATACAAAGCAGGCCGTTCCTGATAAAACAGGATATCATTTTGTACCTGATAGCCTTCTTCTTCTTCCATCGCCAAGCGGCCCCGCTCTTCCCACCCGAAAGTTTCCTCCTGCAATAAGGGGATCTGGATATCGATAAACCGGTTATGTGCTTCCAGTTTCGCCGCTTCCCTGGATTTCCCCGTCACTTCATCCACATTCACCCAAATTTTATCTTCTTCAAGTATTATTTTCCCGGCAGTCACCTGCTGCCAATTCCCCGACCGAACATATTCGAATACCTTTTTGAAATCGGGATGCAGAATTTCAAATCGTTTCGTCTGTGTTAATGAACCTATTATCATTTTTTTTATTTTTTTTCAGTAGGTAGCAAAAGTATTAAAATTCCGTATAAATCGCTATCTTTGCCGGATAAAACCATAATATCGAAACCGAATATGCATAAAGCTGGATTTGTCAATATCGTAGGAAATCCGAATGTAGGGAAATCTACTTTAATGAACCGATTGGTCGGAGAGAAAATTTCTATTATCACCTCCAAATCACAAACTACCCGTCACCGG
Coding sequences within it:
- a CDS encoding YhcH/YjgK/YiaL family protein, which produces MIIGSLTQTKRFEILHPDFKKVFEYVRSGNWQQVTAGKIILEEDKIWVNVDEVTGKSREAAKLEAHNRFIDIQIPLLQEETFGWEERGRLAMEEEEGYQVQNDILFYQERPALYFTLPVGDFVIFFPEDAHAPCIGNGKMKKMVVKVKL
- a CDS encoding porin family protein, translated to MKKLFTLVVVVLMVVGAKAQTEIVVGPKVGLNMTNISNSDKKNKLSFHVGGFAEFRFNDYFAIQPELVYSRQGARDKIDGNKIKLRANYLNIPVLAKLYVLDELSVDLGPEFGFALNAKAKYKDGDTTVKHKMNDINTLAVNFAIGLSYNWDDFMFSARYNLGLSNAFDKDNYDGNNKNRVFQLSVGYRFGGLF